The following are encoded together in the Bradyrhizobium genosp. L genome:
- a CDS encoding FkbM family methyltransferase — MTSSKSMATAPSVPTAESDPLWALLAPERLTTIVDIGANPIGADLPYKPMLERRLCRLFGFEPQRAALAELNARKSELETYLPYVVGNGEQARLRECASPGMTSLLEPDRNMLKHFPGFLEWGRVVADSRIETRKLDDIGEIDAMDYLKIDVQGSELAIFQGGRRRLADAVIVQTEVSFLPFYKKQPPFGEIDLELRSQGFVPHSLASIDRRMIWPLVGPDKFAAINQLVEADAVYVRDFTRADDIGTEQLKHLALSAHHCYGSHDLAALCVQHLINRKAVVPEAGSRYLDLVRATRAGAELRAVMQVPPATT; from the coding sequence ATGACGTCGTCCAAGTCGATGGCGACTGCGCCATCTGTTCCGACTGCAGAGAGCGATCCGCTGTGGGCGCTGCTGGCGCCCGAGCGTCTCACCACCATCGTGGATATCGGTGCCAACCCGATCGGCGCCGACCTGCCTTACAAGCCGATGCTGGAGAGGCGGCTCTGCCGCTTGTTCGGATTCGAGCCGCAGCGCGCGGCGCTGGCCGAGCTGAACGCCCGCAAGAGTGAGCTCGAGACTTATCTGCCCTATGTCGTCGGCAATGGCGAGCAGGCCCGCCTGCGCGAATGCGCCTCGCCGGGGATGACAAGCCTGCTCGAGCCCGATCGCAACATGCTCAAGCACTTTCCCGGATTTCTCGAATGGGGGCGCGTCGTCGCCGACAGCAGGATCGAGACCCGCAAGCTCGACGATATCGGCGAGATCGACGCGATGGATTACCTCAAGATCGACGTGCAGGGGTCGGAGCTCGCGATCTTCCAGGGCGGCCGTCGCCGCCTTGCCGACGCCGTCATCGTCCAGACCGAGGTTTCGTTCCTGCCGTTCTACAAGAAGCAACCGCCGTTCGGCGAGATCGACCTCGAGCTGCGCAGCCAGGGCTTCGTTCCCCACAGCCTGGCCTCGATCGACCGCCGGATGATCTGGCCGTTGGTCGGTCCCGACAAGTTCGCGGCGATCAATCAGCTGGTCGAGGCCGACGCGGTCTATGTGCGCGACTTCACCAGGGCCGACGACATCGGCACCGAGCAGCTCAAGCATCTCGCCTTGTCGGCCCATCACTGCTACGGATCGCACGACCTCGCGGCGCTTTGCGTCCAGCATCTGATCAATCGCAAGGCGGTCGTCCCCGAAGCGGGCAGCCGCTATCTCGATCTGGTCCGCGCCACGCGCGCCGGCGCCGAGCTTCGCGCCGTCATGCAGGTGCCGCCGGCGACGACGTGA
- a CDS encoding prepilin peptidase: MPDTLFPNRIVLACGFATIALLCAATLPWPQALASTVLGTLMVAGADIDARHYLLPDAVTGGAVLAGLIAATVLDPFDRWSAFVTALTGSILVGAGLWLLRWIYQWLRQREGIGLGDVKLAAAIGAWLPLDAVPLCFGLASCAALVAVLLARLRDHSVERTTRLPFGAFLCPALWLVDYVVRLQTAWY, translated from the coding sequence ATGCCGGACACGCTGTTTCCCAACCGCATCGTGCTGGCTTGCGGGTTTGCGACCATCGCGCTGCTGTGCGCGGCGACGTTGCCATGGCCGCAGGCCCTGGCCTCGACCGTTCTCGGCACATTGATGGTTGCGGGCGCCGATATCGATGCGCGCCACTATTTGCTTCCGGACGCCGTCACCGGAGGCGCCGTGCTCGCCGGACTGATTGCGGCGACGGTGCTCGACCCGTTCGATCGCTGGAGCGCGTTCGTCACCGCATTGACTGGTTCCATCCTGGTCGGTGCAGGGCTCTGGCTGCTGCGCTGGATTTACCAATGGCTGCGACAGCGCGAAGGAATCGGTCTCGGCGACGTCAAGCTCGCAGCCGCGATCGGTGCCTGGCTCCCGCTCGACGCTGTTCCCTTGTGTTTCGGATTGGCCAGTTGCGCGGCCCTGGTCGCCGTGCTGCTCGCCCGGCTGCGCGACCATTCCGTCGAGCGGACGACGAGGCTGCCGTTCGGCGCCTTCCTGTGTCCGGCCCTCTGGCTGGTCGACTACGTCGTGCGACTGCAGACGGCCTGGTACTGA
- a CDS encoding substrate-binding domain-containing protein, protein MKLQSSSKYLFGTASVLALLASAGGTLPAQAGASAATRPIYFGGSTLASEAFRQLFDCYSHGNVGAGTAYSDGFQIGATTGPGWITTACNTITTTQVNGLYSGVGSGNGVRGYIANNPQQWYGGTITPPASGTTTTNSFLPALQPSLIDLANTGSPSTVFGSYPYPRVDAGLSDSPLAIAAGATTLTTVSLGLTPTQGWMVPGSPTTTYAALASITVAATTSAVSYNPTAFGPVIQIPAFEVNVAIAVNTGGLNQLHSAVTGTGTLPGTQSNQGAAIQLTAGQLCAIFSGLVTDWDDTTANKVPYLTSGGTATLGAFSDANTLTSGSGSQAYASTSKAIVVAYRSDGSGTSFILTNYLHNVCPLLDPNDSNKYKSIFGATNLPSTSFSNLISNVNTFRTNGSTITATWIGGNGSGAVASAVSSNDSTKGGRVGYVSADFTYPYTTTVAGVTAPLSAALQNEQLRIAGTTVPNDTTGTLTFIAPTPGAALNAWSDNRLQTATSTWTWADYNIYNNTFTATTTQGGVTLFGQAVLPLTNVSGAYPLSGTTFLDLYSCYSTTAGVAPDANRVTSIVNFLTWLYSATDTRPTTVMQNAGFNPVPSTYASAIRTKYLGFLSTKITAAGTASTGCSSATGAL, encoded by the coding sequence ATGAAACTGCAATCTTCGTCCAAATATCTGTTCGGCACCGCTTCGGTGCTCGCGCTGCTCGCCTCGGCGGGCGGTACCCTGCCGGCGCAGGCCGGCGCCTCCGCGGCCACCCGTCCGATCTACTTCGGCGGCAGCACCCTCGCCTCGGAAGCGTTCCGCCAGCTGTTCGACTGCTACTCGCACGGTAACGTCGGTGCGGGCACTGCCTACAGCGACGGCTTCCAGATCGGCGCCACCACCGGACCGGGCTGGATCACGACCGCGTGCAACACCATCACGACCACCCAGGTGAACGGCCTGTACTCCGGCGTCGGCTCCGGCAACGGCGTCCGCGGCTACATCGCCAACAATCCGCAGCAGTGGTACGGCGGCACGATCACTCCGCCCGCGTCGGGCACCACGACCACCAACTCGTTCCTGCCCGCGCTGCAGCCGTCGCTGATCGACCTCGCCAACACCGGTTCGCCCTCGACGGTGTTCGGCAGCTACCCGTATCCGCGCGTCGATGCCGGCCTCTCGGACTCGCCGCTGGCGATCGCCGCCGGAGCCACCACACTGACGACGGTCTCGCTCGGCCTCACCCCGACGCAAGGCTGGATGGTCCCGGGCTCGCCGACGACCACCTATGCCGCGCTGGCGTCGATCACGGTCGCTGCCACCACGTCGGCGGTCAGCTACAACCCGACCGCCTTCGGCCCGGTCATCCAGATCCCGGCGTTCGAGGTCAACGTCGCGATCGCCGTCAACACCGGCGGTCTCAACCAGCTCCACTCGGCCGTCACCGGCACGGGTACGCTGCCCGGCACCCAGAGCAACCAGGGCGCCGCCATTCAGCTCACCGCGGGCCAGCTCTGCGCGATCTTCTCCGGCCTGGTGACCGATTGGGATGACACCACCGCCAACAAGGTCCCCTATTTGACCAGCGGTGGCACGGCGACACTCGGCGCCTTCAGCGACGCGAACACGCTGACCTCCGGCTCCGGATCGCAGGCCTACGCATCCACGTCCAAGGCTATCGTGGTGGCGTATCGCTCGGACGGCAGCGGCACCAGCTTCATCCTGACCAACTATCTGCACAACGTCTGCCCGTTGCTCGATCCCAACGACAGCAACAAGTACAAGTCGATCTTCGGTGCCACCAATCTGCCGAGCACCAGCTTCAGCAACCTGATCAGCAACGTCAACACCTTCCGCACCAACGGCTCGACCATCACGGCGACCTGGATCGGTGGCAACGGAAGCGGCGCCGTCGCATCAGCGGTCAGCTCGAATGACTCGACCAAGGGCGGCCGGGTCGGCTACGTCAGCGCCGACTTCACCTATCCCTACACCACCACCGTTGCCGGCGTGACCGCGCCGCTGTCGGCAGCCCTGCAGAACGAACAGCTCCGCATCGCCGGCACCACGGTGCCGAACGACACCACTGGCACGCTGACGTTCATCGCCCCGACCCCGGGCGCTGCGCTCAACGCCTGGAGCGATAATAGGCTCCAGACCGCTACGTCGACCTGGACCTGGGCCGACTACAACATCTACAACAACACCTTCACCGCCACGACCACACAGGGCGGCGTGACGCTGTTCGGTCAAGCGGTGCTGCCGCTCACCAACGTGTCGGGAGCCTATCCGCTCAGCGGCACGACCTTCCTCGACCTCTATAGCTGCTACAGCACTACGGCGGGCGTCGCACCGGACGCCAACCGCGTCACCAGCATCGTCAACTTCCTGACCTGGCTGTACAGCGCCACCGACACCCGGCCCACGACTGTGATGCAGAACGCCGGCTTCAATCCGGTACCGAGCACCTATGCGAGTGCCATCAGGACCAAGTATCTCGGCTTCCTGAGCACGAAGATCACGGCGGCAGGCACCGCCAGCACCGGATGCTCGAGCGCCACCGGCGCGCTGTAA
- a CDS encoding RNA polymerase sigma factor, producing the protein MSDTTRAALLTLLVASYDDLKQRLTRRTGSADLANEALQDTFLRLSNADGIGPVRDLQAYLFRVAMSAISNRRVAERRRRTVREPDPLFDFPDETPGPDRIIEARSEIDALKRSIQELPTRRREIFMAICVDEAPLRNVAERFGVSVRTVQVELKQALAHCAVYLDRNGRMSGVAFRRRSPFGQRDLATRVRSGDEDTVLAHRVPLSDGR; encoded by the coding sequence ATGAGCGACACCACTCGAGCGGCGTTGCTCACGCTCCTCGTCGCAAGCTACGACGATCTCAAACAACGTTTGACGCGGCGGACCGGATCCGCCGATCTCGCCAACGAAGCCCTGCAGGATACCTTTCTGCGCTTGAGCAATGCGGATGGCATCGGACCGGTTCGCGATCTCCAGGCATATCTGTTCCGCGTCGCGATGAGCGCGATCAGCAACCGCCGCGTCGCAGAGCGGCGTCGTCGCACGGTGCGCGAGCCGGATCCGCTGTTCGATTTTCCGGACGAGACGCCCGGCCCGGACAGGATCATCGAGGCGCGATCGGAGATCGACGCGCTCAAGCGTTCGATCCAGGAATTGCCGACCCGTCGCCGGGAGATCTTCATGGCGATATGCGTTGACGAGGCGCCACTCAGAAACGTCGCGGAGCGCTTCGGCGTCAGCGTGCGCACGGTGCAGGTCGAGCTCAAGCAGGCGCTGGCGCATTGTGCGGTCTATCTCGATCGCAATGGGCGGATGTCCGGAGTTGCATTCCGCCGCAGAAGCCCGTTCGGCCAGCGCGATCTCGCAACGCGCGTTCGGTCGGGCGACGAGGATACGGTGCTGGCGCATCGAGTGCCGTTGAGCGACGGCAGGTGA
- a CDS encoding tetratricopeptide repeat protein, with protein sequence MEDNSSGRLAIRVEHSGHAILARPTPQPFAIGREELPSSNLRRAQDLHQQGVAHARQDRWRPALRAFNEAVRLAPEQAGFNYCKGVALCRFDRFDDAREAFMAELRVTPTHAPALAEIGTCLARTGRTRDGIPYLQEGLRLMPNMPLARHSLGIALLTENRRSEAIEALDKLIALDAAYVEAYRTRGLAYVMDGKFDLAVDDLRAASTLDSQNYKAILELGMNFGAAAREQQAARLFELAADSAPGVALPQYLYGHFLINHRQFERGLGYVDRALAIDPLRAEHHVARGFGVLGQGRVEDAVAAYRRAGELDPANAAIAGTLLFALQHKPGVTREELLREHRRWATLYRPDAPMDRLAFPNLPDPTRRPRLGLVSADLHRHAVSFLVLRAFEALAPLGYEICCYKTDSKRLDDDFSERYKEISLSWRDVSGMDDLALGRQIRDDRIDVLFDLSGHTAGGRLSLFAARTAPIQLGWAGYVGTVGLDTYDGLIADPVEIPPEHDATYVERPIRLPDCYVCYQPPEKAPEVPPLPSLNGGRFTFGCFNRPAKLNGEVGKAWARILAQVPNSRILMVYGGLGEASTREAIYRVLGEGGVPAERVELVGEAEQPKLLQAYGEVDIALDPFPYSAGVTTLEAMWMGVPTVTFVGDTFAGRHSAAHLTAAGLGGFCTHSIDDYVAMAVGWTHRREELAELRGGLRDRIAASPLCDPPRFADNLSRELMRLWTEWCAARTARDAA encoded by the coding sequence ATGGAAGACAATTCGAGCGGGCGACTTGCGATTCGCGTGGAGCATAGCGGCCATGCAATTCTGGCGCGGCCAACGCCGCAACCATTCGCAATTGGACGCGAAGAGCTTCCATCGTCGAACCTGAGGCGGGCGCAGGACCTGCATCAGCAGGGTGTCGCGCATGCGCGGCAGGATCGCTGGCGCCCGGCACTGCGCGCATTCAATGAGGCGGTGCGGCTGGCGCCCGAGCAAGCCGGCTTCAACTACTGCAAGGGCGTGGCGCTGTGCCGGTTCGACCGCTTCGACGATGCGCGCGAGGCGTTCATGGCGGAACTCAGGGTGACGCCGACCCATGCGCCGGCGCTCGCCGAGATCGGCACCTGCCTGGCACGCACCGGGCGCACGCGTGACGGCATCCCCTATCTCCAGGAAGGCCTGCGGCTGATGCCCAACATGCCGCTGGCCCGGCACAGCCTCGGCATTGCATTGCTCACCGAGAACCGGCGCAGCGAGGCGATCGAGGCGCTCGACAAATTGATCGCGCTCGATGCCGCCTATGTGGAGGCCTACCGCACCCGCGGCCTGGCCTATGTGATGGACGGCAAGTTCGACCTGGCGGTCGACGACCTCCGTGCCGCCTCCACCCTCGACAGCCAGAACTACAAGGCGATCCTCGAGCTCGGCATGAATTTCGGCGCGGCCGCGCGCGAGCAGCAGGCGGCGCGGCTGTTCGAGCTCGCCGCCGACAGCGCACCCGGCGTCGCCCTGCCGCAATATCTCTACGGCCACTTCCTGATCAATCACCGCCAGTTCGAGCGCGGGCTCGGCTATGTCGACCGTGCGCTCGCCATCGATCCGCTGCGCGCCGAACATCACGTGGCGCGGGGCTTCGGGGTGCTCGGGCAGGGGCGCGTCGAGGATGCCGTCGCCGCCTATCGGCGCGCCGGCGAGCTCGATCCTGCAAACGCCGCGATCGCCGGGACGCTGCTGTTCGCGCTCCAGCACAAGCCCGGCGTCACCCGCGAGGAGCTGTTGCGCGAGCACAGGCGCTGGGCGACGCTCTATCGTCCCGACGCGCCGATGGATCGGCTGGCCTTTCCGAACCTGCCGGATCCGACACGCAGGCCGCGGCTTGGCCTGGTGTCGGCCGACCTGCATCGCCACGCGGTGTCGTTCCTGGTGCTGCGTGCGTTCGAAGCGCTTGCTCCGCTTGGGTATGAGATCTGCTGCTACAAGACCGACAGCAAGCGGCTCGATGACGATTTCAGCGAACGCTACAAGGAAATTTCGCTCTCCTGGCGCGACGTGTCCGGAATGGACGATCTGGCGCTGGGGCGGCAGATCCGCGACGATCGCATCGATGTGCTGTTCGATCTCTCGGGCCACACCGCGGGCGGCCGGCTCTCTTTGTTTGCCGCGCGCACGGCGCCGATCCAGCTCGGCTGGGCCGGCTATGTCGGCACCGTCGGGCTCGACACCTATGACGGCCTGATCGCCGACCCCGTGGAGATCCCACCGGAGCACGATGCGACCTATGTCGAGCGGCCGATCCGCTTGCCGGATTGCTACGTCTGTTATCAGCCGCCCGAGAAGGCCCCCGAGGTGCCGCCGCTGCCGAGCTTGAATGGCGGCCGCTTCACCTTCGGCTGCTTCAACCGCCCCGCCAAGCTCAACGGCGAAGTCGGCAAGGCCTGGGCTCGCATTCTCGCGCAGGTCCCGAATTCGCGCATTCTGATGGTCTATGGCGGTCTCGGCGAGGCAAGCACGCGCGAGGCGATCTATCGCGTGCTCGGCGAGGGCGGCGTGCCGGCCGAGCGCGTCGAACTGGTGGGTGAAGCCGAGCAGCCGAAGCTGCTTCAGGCCTATGGCGAGGTCGACATTGCGCTGGATCCATTTCCCTATTCGGCGGGCGTGACCACGCTCGAGGCGATGTGGATGGGCGTCCCGACCGTGACCTTCGTCGGCGACACCTTCGCCGGCCGTCACTCGGCGGCCCATCTGACGGCTGCCGGGTTGGGCGGCTTCTGCACGCACAGCATCGACGATTATGTCGCGATGGCCGTCGGCTGGACGCATCGCCGCGAGGAGCTCGCTGAGCTGCGCGGCGGCCTGCGCGATCGCATCGCTGCCTCGCCGCTGTGCGATCCGCCGCGCTTCGCCGATAATTTGTCGCGCGAATTGATGCGGCTGTGGACCGAATGGTGCGCGGCGCGCACCGCGCGCGACGCGGCGTAG
- a CDS encoding tetratricopeptide repeat protein, with the protein MSKAAISEAQAVRAGLSMLNQAPSERRVEFVQTIVNRALALLREGQLDSAEVLLETMEGEPLVRQRVLHLRGLIALHRDEDERALDLLEEAIQLDPSDGEAHANLGVLLLKARQHPQALAAYAAALTLQPDNATAQLGMARALTAVDLTDFADDAFRDLRASAPDDIRSVVDFATLLNDMDRNDEALALLRDVLARHPEHANLHTMLAICLFTRGDWLAAWEEFEWRLKEPQVSKHLLPTDRPQWKGEDLADKTILLQFEQGFGDTLQFVRYAPMVKARGGRVILRAPASLLSLLRTVAGIDAVFDAKDETPAFDVHAPLMSLPLIFGTQSETVPAAAPYVTPDPARVDRWRERLGVHAGASVGLVWQGNPSHAYDWRRSLPLDRLRPLLDCPGARFVSLQVGAGQNQVTEFDDGILNVGPEIDTATFADAAAIIANLDLVITIDSAIAHLAGAMGKPVWILLARGNDWRWLKGRDDTPWYPQARLFRQRNPGDWSEVIRQLCSALWSFVSAAASPEQEKKAADPVLAAATAMATPRSVVEPVLCDALFVEACRHHRAGNLDRARKMFEQILVFDPRHVNTLCNLGALELDTGHGARALQRLRIAVELAPDLVPVRIGLAEALMDAGRTEQALAQYAKAIELAPQNTGVHVAYATALRKLGVNGPTGMHADMVRRLIHQHYRKALELAPRDDAAHAQYALALCAFGDLDDAMNHFMVATKINQQQSSEFYEALGRACATRGNAQGAEISLKHAVSLDPQRATAHCALGDLYLSVERPDDAETSFRKALTIDAESAAARQGIERAQTSLRTMAVSGMA; encoded by the coding sequence ATGTCGAAAGCAGCGATCAGCGAGGCGCAGGCGGTGCGCGCCGGCCTGTCCATGTTGAACCAGGCTCCGTCGGAACGGCGCGTGGAGTTCGTCCAGACCATCGTCAACCGTGCGCTGGCGCTGCTGCGCGAAGGCCAGCTCGACAGCGCCGAGGTGTTGCTCGAAACCATGGAAGGCGAGCCTTTGGTGCGGCAGCGTGTGCTGCACCTTCGCGGCTTGATCGCCCTGCACCGCGACGAGGACGAGCGGGCGCTGGACCTGCTCGAGGAGGCGATCCAGCTCGATCCTTCGGACGGTGAGGCGCACGCCAATCTTGGCGTCCTCCTGCTCAAGGCGCGCCAGCATCCGCAGGCGCTGGCTGCCTATGCGGCCGCCCTGACGCTGCAGCCGGACAATGCGACGGCGCAGCTCGGGATGGCCCGCGCGCTGACGGCAGTGGATCTGACCGATTTCGCCGATGACGCATTCCGCGACCTGCGGGCAAGCGCGCCCGACGACATCAGGTCGGTGGTCGATTTCGCCACCTTGCTGAACGACATGGACCGCAACGACGAGGCCCTGGCGCTGTTGCGCGATGTCCTTGCACGGCATCCGGAACATGCGAACCTGCACACGATGCTGGCGATCTGCCTGTTCACGCGCGGCGACTGGCTGGCGGCCTGGGAAGAATTCGAATGGCGGCTGAAGGAGCCGCAGGTCAGCAAGCATCTGCTGCCGACCGATCGTCCGCAGTGGAAGGGCGAAGATCTCGCCGACAAGACGATCCTGCTGCAATTCGAGCAGGGTTTCGGCGATACCCTGCAATTCGTGCGCTACGCGCCGATGGTCAAGGCGCGCGGTGGTCGCGTGATCCTGCGCGCGCCGGCGTCATTGTTGTCGTTGCTGCGGACCGTCGCCGGCATCGACGCGGTGTTCGATGCAAAGGACGAGACGCCGGCATTCGACGTGCATGCGCCGCTGATGTCGCTTCCGCTGATCTTCGGAACGCAAAGCGAGACGGTTCCCGCCGCGGCTCCCTATGTCACTCCGGATCCGGCGCGCGTCGATCGATGGCGCGAGCGCCTGGGCGTCCACGCCGGGGCGTCCGTCGGCCTCGTCTGGCAAGGCAATCCGTCACACGCCTACGACTGGCGCCGCTCGCTTCCGCTTGATCGGCTGCGGCCTTTGCTCGATTGCCCGGGCGCGCGCTTCGTCAGCTTGCAAGTCGGCGCCGGACAGAATCAGGTGACGGAATTCGACGATGGCATCCTCAATGTCGGGCCGGAGATCGACACCGCGACCTTCGCCGATGCCGCGGCGATCATCGCCAACCTCGATCTCGTGATCACCATCGACAGCGCGATCGCGCACCTGGCCGGCGCGATGGGCAAGCCGGTCTGGATCCTGCTCGCCAGGGGCAACGATTGGCGCTGGCTCAAGGGCCGCGACGACACCCCCTGGTATCCGCAGGCACGGCTATTCCGGCAACGCAATCCGGGCGACTGGTCCGAAGTGATCCGGCAGCTTTGCTCGGCGCTGTGGTCGTTCGTCAGCGCCGCTGCGTCGCCGGAGCAGGAGAAGAAGGCCGCCGATCCTGTGCTCGCCGCGGCAACGGCAATGGCGACGCCGCGGTCCGTCGTGGAACCGGTGCTCTGCGACGCGCTATTCGTCGAGGCTTGCCGTCATCACAGAGCAGGCAATCTCGATCGCGCGCGGAAGATGTTCGAGCAGATTCTCGTGTTCGATCCCCGACACGTCAACACGCTGTGCAATCTCGGCGCGCTCGAGCTCGACACAGGCCATGGCGCGCGCGCGCTCCAACGGCTGCGGATCGCCGTGGAACTGGCGCCCGACCTGGTCCCGGTGCGGATCGGGCTTGCCGAGGCATTGATGGACGCCGGACGAACCGAACAGGCGCTCGCTCAGTACGCCAAGGCGATCGAACTCGCACCGCAGAATACCGGCGTGCATGTGGCCTACGCGACGGCGTTGCGAAAGCTCGGCGTCAACGGGCCGACAGGCATGCATGCCGACATGGTGAGGCGTCTGATCCATCAACATTACCGCAAGGCACTCGAACTCGCGCCCCGCGACGACGCGGCGCATGCCCAGTATGCACTTGCGCTGTGCGCGTTCGGCGATCTCGACGACGCCATGAACCACTTCATGGTGGCGACCAAGATCAATCAGCAGCAATCGTCGGAATTCTACGAAGCGCTCGGCCGCGCTTGTGCGACGCGCGGCAACGCGCAGGGCGCGGAGATCAGCCTGAAGCACGCCGTTTCGCTCGATCCGCAGCGCGCGACCGCGCATTGCGCGCTCGGCGATCTCTATCTCTCGGTCGAGCGTCCCGACGATGCGGAAACCAGTTTTCGCAAGGCGCTGACCATCGACGCAGAAAGTGCGGCAGCTCGGCAGGGAATCGAACGTGCGCAAACCTCGCTGCGAACCATGGCCGTCAGCGGAATGGCGTGA
- a CDS encoding substrate-binding domain-containing protein, producing MKTTSFGRLLGSTSLVVLSAAAILGTQQPAAAQTTISNGIYGGGSTLSSLALRQLFDCYAGTTVANDGQTFSSGFTIAPPSPNLLPTSCTQFSTAVEGMFAAVGAGNGQRAYIANDPHQLFRGSPDSAPALVRKPSAKPPFRDTANANFKTYPYPRIDFATSDLPLASSIASLTTVSFSNFLPSTNWQNTLLIAALNSSAASFSTTAVGAPIQIPAMEVPVAIAVNTANSASGVTWTNQSALSPNTQAGGAIQLSTAQLCAIFSATVTDWHDTSTLIPYLDQNGVQQFQHFYDDNTNGSLTPVAYTSGRLPIKVVYRADDAGASYILTNYLANMCPLLDPTGTYNYKKIFTGVGVGGSTTANLPSSKFSKLLGNIKAVKASDNSDPYDVDDDAERPDPRWISASGSNHEALKIGTGSNFAGRIGYLSADFTQPYAQTVTEEIAGNTVSAAAPLSASIQNEVLRLLGVYHPGQTGQNFVPPTPDNVAQAFSGLTPPPLSGSYNAWNIYGQLYAAGTVIGGVDYSGLSVIGIPIVSPNDYALTGVSYANVYSCYSDGSGVRVPTLKNWLAWLYAGSISALPPYNPATSNATSPGYDPDVAQVIRNNGFHELDGGWASNVIGAYLRPSAAGGLPTAIAAYNASGAQTDGCQGVIGGAK from the coding sequence ATGAAGACGACATCCTTCGGGCGCCTGCTGGGCTCGACCTCGCTGGTCGTGCTGTCGGCAGCGGCCATCCTCGGCACGCAGCAGCCGGCTGCGGCGCAGACCACGATCTCCAACGGCATCTACGGCGGCGGCAGCACGCTGTCGTCGCTGGCGCTGCGCCAGCTGTTCGACTGCTATGCCGGCACCACGGTGGCCAACGACGGCCAGACCTTCTCATCGGGCTTCACCATCGCGCCGCCGAGCCCGAACCTGCTGCCGACGAGCTGCACGCAGTTCTCCACCGCCGTCGAGGGGATGTTCGCCGCGGTCGGCGCCGGCAACGGCCAGCGCGCCTATATCGCCAACGATCCGCACCAGCTGTTCCGCGGCAGCCCGGATTCCGCACCGGCGCTGGTGCGCAAGCCGTCGGCCAAGCCGCCGTTCCGCGACACCGCCAATGCGAACTTCAAGACCTATCCGTATCCGCGGATCGATTTCGCCACCAGCGACCTGCCGCTCGCCAGCTCGATCGCGAGCCTGACCACCGTCTCGTTCAGCAATTTCCTGCCGTCGACCAACTGGCAGAACACGCTGCTGATCGCCGCGCTGAACAGCTCGGCCGCGAGCTTCAGCACCACTGCCGTCGGCGCGCCGATCCAGATCCCCGCGATGGAGGTCCCGGTCGCGATCGCGGTCAACACCGCGAACTCCGCCTCGGGCGTCACCTGGACCAACCAGTCGGCGTTGTCGCCGAACACCCAGGCCGGCGGCGCGATCCAGCTCTCGACCGCGCAGCTCTGCGCGATCTTCTCCGCGACCGTGACGGACTGGCACGACACCTCGACGCTGATCCCCTACCTGGACCAGAACGGTGTGCAGCAGTTCCAGCACTTCTATGACGACAACACCAACGGCAGCCTGACCCCGGTCGCCTATACCAGCGGCCGCCTGCCGATCAAGGTGGTCTATCGTGCGGATGATGCCGGCGCGAGCTACATCCTCACCAACTATCTCGCCAACATGTGCCCGCTGCTCGATCCGACCGGCACCTACAACTACAAGAAGATCTTCACCGGCGTCGGTGTTGGCGGCAGCACCACCGCAAACCTGCCCTCGAGCAAATTCTCCAAACTGCTCGGCAACATCAAGGCGGTGAAGGCGTCCGACAACAGCGATCCATACGATGTGGACGACGATGCCGAGCGACCCGATCCGCGCTGGATCAGCGCCTCCGGCAGCAACCACGAAGCGCTGAAGATCGGAACCGGCTCGAACTTCGCCGGCCGGATCGGCTATCTCAGCGCCGACTTCACCCAGCCCTATGCGCAGACCGTGACCGAGGAAATCGCGGGCAACACGGTTTCGGCCGCGGCTCCGCTCTCGGCCAGCATCCAGAACGAAGTACTTCGCCTGCTCGGCGTCTATCATCCCGGCCAGACCGGTCAGAACTTCGTCCCGCCGACACCAGACAATGTCGCGCAAGCCTTCAGCGGCCTCACGCCTCCGCCGCTGAGCGGTAGCTACAATGCCTGGAATATCTACGGGCAGCTTTACGCCGCAGGGACCGTGATCGGCGGCGTCGACTACAGCGGCCTGTCCGTGATCGGCATCCCGATTGTATCGCCCAACGACTATGCGCTCACGGGCGTGAGCTACGCCAACGTCTACAGCTGTTACAGCGACGGCAGCGGCGTCCGGGTGCCGACACTGAAGAACTGGCTGGCCTGGCTCTACGCTGGATCGATCAGCGCGCTGCCGCCCTACAACCCGGCGACGTCGAATGCCACTTCACCCGGGTATGATCCCGATGTCGCACAAGTCATCCGTAACAACGGCTTCCACGAGCTCGACGGCGGCTGGGCGAGCAATGTCATCGGCGCCTACCTGCGGCCGAGTGCTGCGGGCGGCCTGCCGACCGCGATCGCGGCGTACAATGCATCGGGTGCGCAGACCGACGGCTGCCAAGGTGTCATCGGCGGCGCGAAGTAA